In Edaphobacter dinghuensis, one genomic interval encodes:
- a CDS encoding BrnT family toxin, translating into MQVRFEWDEAKSKSNLRKHRISFETAMLAFKDPNSLTEQDREIGGEVRWRTIGMVGGQLILFVAHTVVEREEEIVRIISARKASPTERREYEEEPYR; encoded by the coding sequence GTGCAAGTGCGCTTTGAATGGGATGAAGCAAAGAGCAAGAGCAACCTGCGGAAGCATCGGATCAGCTTTGAGACGGCGATGCTTGCATTCAAGGATCCAAACTCTTTGACGGAGCAAGATCGGGAGATTGGTGGCGAAGTACGATGGCGAACGATTGGGATGGTAGGTGGCCAGCTGATCCTGTTCGTCGCGCATACGGTAGTGGAGCGGGAAGAAGAGATTGTGCGAATTATTTCCGCGCGAAAAGCGAGCCCAACCGAGAGGAGGGAATATGAAGAAGAGCCGTATCGTTAG
- a CDS encoding YegP family protein, which produces MAGKFVLKTAKDGEFYFVLEAGNGQVILTSEMYVAKASAENGIASVRKNAGNDANYERKEQHGGQAMFNLKAANHQVIGTSQGYSSHAAREEGIASVKANAEKAALEDLTV; this is translated from the coding sequence ATGGCGGGTAAGTTTGTGCTCAAGACAGCGAAGGATGGAGAGTTCTACTTTGTGCTGGAGGCTGGAAACGGCCAGGTGATTTTAACCAGCGAGATGTACGTCGCCAAGGCTTCGGCTGAGAACGGGATTGCGTCGGTGCGAAAGAACGCCGGTAACGATGCGAACTATGAACGGAAAGAGCAGCATGGCGGCCAAGCGATGTTCAACCTGAAGGCAGCGAACCATCAGGTGATCGGGACCAGCCAGGGTTATTCGTCGCATGCGGCGCGGGAAGAAGGCATCGCGTCGGTGAAGGCGAATGCCGAGAAGGCTGCGCTGGAAGACCTGACAGTATAA
- a CDS encoding glycine zipper 2TM domain-containing protein yields MLATSLLPMSASAQYRNQNSNFYNGVRHGGHGGNYYDNNRHYDDHHRDQGGIGPGKGALIGAGGGAVLGALFGGGLKGTIIGGAAGAGIGAVVGQAAQSKRDNRYDHYHRR; encoded by the coding sequence ATGCTGGCCACAAGTCTTCTTCCCATGAGCGCCAGCGCCCAGTATCGAAATCAGAATTCCAACTTCTATAACGGAGTGCGCCACGGTGGTCACGGCGGCAACTACTACGACAACAACCGCCACTACGACGACCATCACCGCGATCAGGGCGGCATCGGGCCCGGCAAAGGCGCACTGATCGGTGCCGGCGGAGGAGCCGTTCTCGGCGCGCTCTTCGGCGGCGGCCTCAAAGGAACCATCATCGGCGGCGCGGCTGGCGCAGGTATCGGCGCAGTCGTCGGCCAGGCAGCACAGAGCAAGCGCGACAACCGCTACGACCACTACCATCGCCGCTAG
- a CDS encoding DUF5715 family protein: MMRLNATLPAFLALAVLFLIPATLLAKPAHHRARTSAVHRKAAAKPERTAARRHKAEPRITPVHATRNRRHLSKTVSAEARPTDNTPRKATSDDFLKAAAVKPDAHEAAASTPARHTAEHAARTESTDHTEVAVSHSRRSRRSRSAARPVSVVNVIRPTAEKPQLKSIADEAAAPAILPALYNKRGRLIIPPPLKGSHEILLHQNEVADREGLERIQDDADLIDMRSKRMLVPLPTSYALDVDERLPENRRYTRPWTAIFLSNMARAHYAHFHTPLQINSAVRTVEFQQHLIHINGNAAPAEGDTASPHLTGQAIDIAKHGLSRTEVAWMRGYLMPLIQEGKIDVEEEFQQSCFHISVYKRYLPPADAPTRNLASHRGSEASALATAIR, encoded by the coding sequence ATGATGCGGTTGAACGCTACACTTCCGGCCTTCCTGGCGCTTGCAGTCCTATTTTTGATCCCTGCCACGCTGCTTGCCAAGCCTGCGCATCACCGCGCGCGCACGTCCGCCGTCCATCGCAAGGCCGCGGCAAAGCCCGAGCGCACCGCCGCGCGGCGCCACAAGGCAGAGCCCCGGATCACCCCGGTTCACGCAACCCGCAACCGCCGCCATCTCTCTAAGACCGTCAGCGCCGAAGCGCGACCCACCGACAACACGCCGCGCAAGGCCACCTCGGACGACTTTCTGAAGGCCGCCGCGGTGAAGCCCGATGCTCACGAGGCTGCTGCCTCAACTCCAGCCCGACACACTGCCGAGCACGCTGCGCGCACCGAGAGCACCGACCACACCGAGGTCGCCGTCTCTCACTCCCGCCGCTCTCGCCGGTCGCGTTCCGCGGCTCGCCCCGTCTCCGTCGTCAACGTGATCCGTCCCACCGCAGAGAAGCCCCAGCTCAAGAGCATCGCCGATGAGGCTGCTGCTCCTGCCATCCTTCCCGCGCTCTACAACAAGCGCGGACGCCTCATCATTCCCCCGCCGCTCAAGGGCTCGCACGAGATCCTGCTCCACCAGAACGAAGTTGCCGACCGCGAAGGCCTCGAGCGCATTCAGGACGACGCCGACCTCATCGACATGCGCAGCAAGCGGATGCTGGTGCCGCTGCCTACAAGCTATGCCCTCGATGTCGATGAGCGTCTGCCCGAGAACCGCCGTTACACCCGCCCCTGGACCGCGATCTTCCTCAGCAACATGGCGCGGGCACACTACGCCCACTTCCACACGCCGCTGCAGATCAACTCTGCCGTTCGCACCGTCGAGTTCCAGCAGCATCTTATTCACATCAACGGCAACGCCGCTCCCGCAGAAGGTGACACCGCGTCACCTCATCTCACCGGGCAGGCAATCGATATCGCCAAGCACGGGCTTTCGCGTACCGAGGTCGCGTGGATGCGAGGCTATCTGATGCCGCTGATTCAGGAAGGCAAGATCGACGTCGAAGAGGAGTTTCAGCAGTCCTGCTTCCACATCAGCGTCTACAAGCGCTACCTGCCGCCTGCCGACGCGCCTACACGCAACCTGGCCTCACATCGCGGCAGCGAAGCCAGCGCTCTGGCAACTGCCATCCGCTAG
- a CDS encoding c-type cytochrome domain-containing protein has protein sequence MRKLLVGFGVAGVALLGWTLRVGTVQAAQDPAASPQFYTTRVQPIFKEHCYRCHGGFNHRGGLNLATKAGMMKGGHDGPAVIPGDPTKSLLVRLIRHEGPAKDPMPMPPKLPKISDADIATVTQWVKAGAIMPDDARR, from the coding sequence ATGCGGAAGTTGCTGGTGGGCTTTGGGGTAGCTGGAGTTGCCTTGCTGGGATGGACATTGCGAGTGGGGACGGTGCAGGCAGCGCAGGATCCGGCGGCGTCGCCGCAGTTCTATACGACCAGGGTACAGCCGATCTTCAAAGAGCATTGCTATCGCTGCCACGGCGGATTTAACCATCGCGGCGGTCTGAACCTCGCCACCAAAGCGGGGATGATGAAGGGCGGGCATGATGGCCCGGCGGTGATTCCAGGCGATCCGACGAAGAGTCTGCTGGTGCGGCTGATCCGGCACGAGGGACCGGCGAAGGATCCTATGCCGATGCCGCCGAAGCTGCCGAAGATCTCTGACGCGGATATCGCAACGGTGACGCAGTGGGTGAAGGCGGGTGCGATTATGCCCGATGATGCCAGACGCTGA
- a CDS encoding CHAD domain-containing protein, with protein sequence MAAEAHPVRTLRELVTSLEAAITLTVADPKPRPVHHLRTGTRRIEAQLELLTLLPDLPKHDQPAVKARKRLRKLRRAAGRVRDLDVLRDLIPSRSDEAEQLQSFFKHQRERAAHRLIAAIDKHQAKLIRALENILETLAPVESLNLATEELAALARDWYARNAPAAAAEQNHRQLHSTRKAAKLARYISESATATSTRSLARTFESLQQSGGTWHDWLTLSDIAHRRLGDSSRLTQTITRHCERSLAEYQRHLKSLPQKLINA encoded by the coding sequence ATGGCAGCCGAAGCCCATCCCGTTCGGACCCTGCGCGAGCTGGTCACCTCGCTCGAGGCTGCCATCACCCTAACGGTTGCCGATCCCAAACCGCGCCCCGTCCACCATCTCCGCACCGGCACCCGCCGCATCGAAGCCCAGCTCGAGCTACTGACGCTGCTGCCCGATCTTCCCAAGCATGACCAACCTGCCGTGAAGGCGCGCAAGCGGCTGCGTAAGCTGCGACGAGCCGCCGGACGTGTCCGCGATCTCGACGTGCTGCGCGATCTCATTCCATCCAGGTCCGATGAGGCTGAGCAGCTCCAAAGCTTCTTCAAGCACCAGCGCGAGCGGGCCGCGCATCGGCTCATCGCCGCCATCGACAAGCACCAGGCCAAACTCATCCGCGCCCTCGAGAACATCCTCGAGACTCTTGCTCCTGTCGAATCTCTCAATCTCGCCACTGAAGAACTAGCCGCGCTGGCCCGCGACTGGTACGCTCGCAACGCTCCCGCCGCAGCGGCAGAGCAGAACCATCGCCAGCTCCACAGCACTCGCAAAGCCGCCAAACTTGCGCGCTATATCTCAGAATCGGCGACCGCAACCTCCACGCGCAGCCTCGCCCGCACCTTTGAATCGCTCCAGCAATCCGGAGGCACCTGGCACGACTGGCTCACCCTCTCCGACATCGCCCACCGCAGGCTCGGCGACTCATCGCGTCTCACTCAAACCATCACGCGCCACTGCGAACGCTCGCTGGCCGAGTACCAGCGCCACCTCAAGTCTCTTCCGCAAAAACTGATCAACGCTTAG
- a CDS encoding BrnA antitoxin family protein — translation MKKSRIVSYTLEPETPLTAKQKKEIKALSQMKDSEIDLSDIPEMPADAWKNAVRGRFYRPVKKAVSLRLDADVIAWLKKDGEGYQTRANRILRERMLGDKAS, via the coding sequence ATGAAGAAGAGCCGTATCGTTAGTTACACCCTAGAGCCGGAAACGCCTCTGACAGCGAAGCAGAAGAAGGAGATCAAGGCGCTGAGCCAGATGAAGGACAGCGAGATTGATTTGTCTGATATTCCAGAGATGCCTGCGGACGCGTGGAAGAATGCGGTGCGAGGAAGGTTCTATCGCCCGGTGAAGAAGGCGGTGAGCCTGCGGTTGGATGCGGATGTGATTGCGTGGCTAAAGAAAGATGGGGAAGGGTATCAGACGCGGGCGAACCGGATTTTGCGGGAGCGGATGCTGGGGGATAAGGCCAGTTAG
- the gyrA gene encoding DNA gyrase subunit A has translation MADDQNPQLPLGPNSDSPNSPPDGPLNTVQGRGAAYMLSINIEDEMRRSYLDYSMSVIIGRALPDVRDGLKPVHRRILYGMAEMGLQFNKKYTKSAKVVGHVMGNYHPHGDSAIYDTMVRLAQPFSLRYTLVDGQGNFGSVDGDPPAAMRYTESRMTRIAGEMLADIDSDTVDFSPNYDESTLEPTVLPARIPNLIVNGSGGIAVGMATNIPPHNLTEVVNACITLLNDPHAGIDAVLEHVKGPDFPTGGYLYGRSGIANTYKTGRGRFIMRAKCSIENISGGRQAIIVTEIPYQVNKSKLIERIAELVNEGIITDIARDEFRDESDRDGMRIHIGLKRGAESQIVLNQLYKHTQMQESFSMIFLAVHNGQPKILPLDQAIRAFLDHRVEVVRRRTAFLLGKARDREHILLGYQIALDHLDNVIKIIRQSSSRADARENLFSYFSNKRINLRGTELAGVTLDPKKYNVDMTFSNTGTLVLSYRQVDAILELQLYRLTQLSIDELLKELSEVRDNIAEFESILASEKKLRKVIVKELEEVRDKFGDPRRTQIVDETTELQLEDLITDEQVAVTVSNTGYLKRTPISTYRQQRRGGTGRLGMKTREEDFVAQLIIDSTHAYLLCFTNTGRVYWLKVYEIPDVGAAGKGKAMASLIALQPGEKVVTILPVRDLNEEGKYILFATRNGTVKKTALKDFSNVMARGIIAINIEKEDELIVARITDGQQIIFLATHDGMAIRFNETDLRSMGRPATGNKGIDLRSGDYVVGAAVTPNDDSRKARQKELQAEGKDITPCLILSVSENGFGKRTDVDEYRLQTRGGKGVINMKATPKIGKVSNILLVDDTSELMVISQFGKIIRIDTKSVRSAGRSTSGVKLLDLDSDDKVAAAVVIPPEEAKIQLEEGTLLQ, from the coding sequence ATGGCAGATGATCAGAATCCCCAGCTCCCGCTAGGTCCTAACTCCGACTCCCCAAACTCCCCCCCCGACGGTCCGCTGAACACTGTCCAGGGTCGCGGTGCGGCCTACATGCTGTCCATCAATATCGAAGACGAGATGCGCCGTTCGTATCTCGACTACTCGATGTCGGTCATCATCGGCCGCGCTCTGCCCGATGTCCGCGACGGCCTCAAGCCCGTCCATCGTCGCATCCTCTATGGCATGGCCGAGATGGGCCTCCAGTTCAACAAGAAGTACACCAAGTCGGCCAAGGTCGTCGGCCACGTCATGGGTAACTATCACCCCCACGGCGACTCCGCGATCTACGACACCATGGTGCGCCTCGCCCAGCCCTTCTCACTCCGCTACACACTCGTAGACGGCCAGGGCAACTTCGGTTCCGTCGACGGCGACCCACCCGCCGCCATGCGTTACACCGAGTCGCGCATGACCCGCATCGCCGGTGAGATGCTCGCCGACATCGACTCCGACACCGTAGACTTCTCGCCCAACTACGACGAGTCCACGCTTGAGCCGACCGTCCTCCCCGCGCGCATCCCCAACCTCATCGTTAATGGATCGGGCGGAATCGCCGTCGGCATGGCGACCAACATCCCGCCGCACAACCTCACCGAAGTCGTCAACGCCTGCATCACCCTGCTCAACGATCCTCACGCCGGCATCGATGCTGTGCTCGAGCACGTCAAAGGCCCCGACTTCCCAACCGGCGGCTACCTCTACGGACGCAGCGGCATCGCCAATACCTATAAGACCGGACGTGGCCGCTTCATCATGCGCGCCAAGTGCAGCATCGAGAACATCTCCGGCGGCCGTCAGGCGATCATCGTCACCGAGATCCCCTACCAGGTCAACAAGTCGAAGCTCATCGAGCGCATCGCCGAGCTGGTCAACGAGGGCATCATCACCGACATCGCCCGCGACGAGTTCCGCGACGAGAGCGACCGCGACGGCATGCGCATTCACATCGGCCTCAAGCGCGGAGCCGAGTCGCAGATCGTCCTCAACCAGCTCTACAAGCACACCCAGATGCAGGAGAGCTTCTCCATGATCTTTCTCGCCGTCCACAACGGCCAGCCGAAGATCCTTCCGCTCGATCAGGCCATCCGTGCCTTCCTCGATCACCGCGTCGAAGTCGTTCGCCGCCGCACCGCATTCCTGCTCGGAAAGGCCCGCGACCGCGAGCACATCCTGCTCGGCTACCAGATCGCGCTCGACCACCTCGACAACGTCATCAAGATCATTCGCCAGTCGTCCAGCCGCGCCGACGCTCGCGAAAACCTCTTTAGCTACTTCTCGAACAAGCGCATCAACCTGCGCGGCACCGAGCTCGCAGGCGTCACGCTCGACCCCAAGAAGTACAACGTCGACATGACCTTCTCCAACACCGGCACGCTGGTCCTCAGCTACCGCCAGGTCGACGCCATCCTCGAGCTGCAACTCTATCGCCTCACCCAGCTCTCCATCGACGAGCTGCTCAAAGAACTCTCCGAAGTCCGCGACAACATCGCCGAGTTCGAATCCATCCTCGCCAGCGAGAAGAAGCTCCGCAAGGTCATCGTCAAGGAACTCGAAGAGGTACGCGACAAGTTCGGTGATCCCCGCCGTACCCAGATCGTCGACGAGACCACCGAGCTTCAGCTCGAAGACCTCATCACCGACGAGCAGGTCGCCGTCACCGTCTCCAACACCGGCTACCTCAAGCGCACGCCCATCTCGACCTACCGCCAGCAGCGTCGCGGTGGTACCGGTCGTCTCGGCATGAAGACCCGCGAAGAGGACTTCGTCGCCCAGCTCATCATCGACTCGACCCACGCCTACCTGCTCTGCTTCACCAACACCGGTCGCGTCTACTGGCTCAAGGTTTACGAGATCCCCGACGTCGGCGCCGCAGGCAAGGGCAAGGCCATGGCCTCGCTCATCGCGCTCCAGCCGGGCGAAAAGGTCGTCACCATCCTGCCCGTCCGCGACCTCAACGAAGAGGGCAAGTACATCCTCTTCGCCACGCGCAACGGCACCGTCAAAAAGACCGCGCTCAAGGACTTCTCTAACGTCATGGCGCGCGGCATCATCGCCATCAACATCGAGAAGGAAGACGAGCTGATCGTCGCCCGCATCACCGACGGCCAGCAGATCATCTTCCTCGCCACCCACGACGGCATGGCCATCCGCTTCAACGAGACCGACCTCCGCTCCATGGGCCGCCCCGCCACCGGCAACAAGGGCATCGACCTGCGCAGCGGCGACTACGTGGTCGGCGCCGCCGTCACTCCCAACGACGACTCGCGCAAGGCCCGCCAGAAGGAACTCCAGGCCGAAGGTAAGGACATCACCCCCTGCCTCATCCTGTCCGTCTCCGAAAACGGCTTCGGCAAGCGCACCGACGTCGACGAGTACCGCCTGCAAACCCGCGGCGGCAAGGGCGTCATCAACATGAAGGCGACCCCCAAGATCGGCAAGGTCTCCAACATTCTGCTGGTCGACGACACCAGCGAGCTGATGGTCATCAGCCAGTTCGGCAAGATCATCCGCATCGACACCAAGAGCGTCCGCTCCGCCGGCCGCAGCACCTCAGGCGTCAAGCTCCTCGACCTCGACAGCGACGACAAAGTAGCCGCCGCCGTAGTCATCCCCCCCGAAGAAGCCAAGATCCAACTCGAAGAGGGAACACTGTTGCAGTAG
- a CDS encoding NRAMP family divalent metal transporter: MAAIVEQEPKRSVRQKLIGFFSILGPGIITGAADDDPSGIATYSQTGAQFGFGQLWTALYQIPLLLAVQETCARIGAVTGKGLAGVIKDHYSRKILIGVVVLVAVANTINIGADIGAVAAAAQLVVNVPFWLLAIATTALLVVSEVVITYKTYANVLKWLALALFSYPATAFIVKQPWREILYATVVPHIELTFAFFFIITGVFGTSISPYMFFWQASEEVEEERAVGMRSGRDGKPRLPRRFIRDMRIDTLIGMAAAELAQWFIIITTATVLFKHGTTTINTAADAAKALEPLVQSFPNAGQVAKDLFAVGVIGLGLLGIPVLAGSAAYALAEAFGWKEGLSKKFKKARGFYGVIILSMLIGLLLNFVGIDPIKALVFTAVFNGIAAVPLLFLIAKINGSAEILGEERGGGLSRSFVWITFAVMGLSAVALLYTLVAHHTAH; encoded by the coding sequence ATGGCGGCGATTGTTGAGCAGGAGCCGAAGCGTTCGGTGAGACAGAAGCTCATTGGATTCTTCAGTATTCTTGGCCCCGGCATTATTACCGGCGCGGCCGATGACGATCCGTCGGGCATTGCCACCTATTCGCAGACGGGCGCACAGTTCGGCTTCGGCCAGCTATGGACGGCGCTCTATCAGATACCGTTGCTGCTGGCCGTGCAGGAGACGTGCGCGCGCATCGGCGCGGTGACCGGCAAAGGGCTCGCCGGTGTGATCAAGGACCACTATTCACGAAAGATCCTGATCGGCGTTGTGGTGCTGGTGGCTGTGGCCAACACCATCAACATTGGAGCCGATATCGGCGCAGTGGCAGCGGCGGCGCAACTGGTAGTGAACGTGCCGTTCTGGCTGCTGGCCATTGCAACCACTGCTCTGCTGGTAGTGTCGGAGGTAGTCATTACCTACAAGACCTATGCGAATGTGCTGAAGTGGCTGGCGTTGGCGCTGTTCTCGTATCCGGCGACGGCATTTATCGTGAAGCAGCCGTGGAGGGAGATTCTGTATGCCACGGTGGTGCCGCACATCGAGCTGACGTTTGCCTTCTTCTTCATCATCACCGGCGTCTTTGGGACATCCATCTCGCCGTACATGTTCTTCTGGCAGGCCTCGGAGGAGGTGGAGGAAGAACGTGCTGTGGGAATGAGGTCGGGTCGGGATGGCAAACCGCGGCTGCCGCGAAGATTCATTCGCGACATGCGAATCGATACGCTGATCGGCATGGCAGCGGCGGAGCTGGCGCAGTGGTTCATCATCATTACAACGGCGACGGTGCTCTTCAAGCATGGGACTACGACGATCAACACCGCGGCCGATGCGGCTAAGGCGTTGGAGCCGCTGGTGCAGTCGTTTCCCAACGCCGGACAGGTGGCCAAAGACCTGTTCGCCGTCGGCGTGATCGGGCTGGGACTGCTGGGGATTCCTGTACTTGCGGGTTCGGCTGCGTATGCGTTGGCCGAGGCCTTTGGGTGGAAGGAGGGGCTGTCGAAGAAGTTCAAAAAGGCGCGCGGGTTTTATGGAGTCATCATCCTGTCGATGCTGATCGGGCTGCTGCTGAACTTCGTCGGCATCGATCCGATCAAAGCGTTGGTCTTTACTGCGGTCTTCAACGGAATCGCCGCAGTGCCTTTGCTGTTTCTGATTGCGAAGATTAACGGCAGCGCGGAGATTCTGGGAGAGGAGCGCGGCGGCGGGCTGTCGCGCAGCTTTGTGTGGATTACCTTCGCGGTGATGGGGCTGTCCGCTGTGGCGCTGCTGTATACGCTGGTGGCCCACCATACGGCGCACTGA